DNA from Parus major isolate Abel unplaced genomic scaffold, Parus_major1.1 Scaffold1318, whole genome shotgun sequence:
CAGCTTCCCAACTCACccctcttcctctgcctcctccctgcctcctgGGTAAAGGCATTCCCTGGCATTGCACCTGTTGTGCCTCTCTCCTAGATCTGCAAAGGCATCGTTGTCCTCCCATGTTGGCAGTCTGATGGAGAAAGGAACAGCTGATGTGTTTCTGCTGCCCCGACCCCAGGGAGGTAACAGGGTgtccctgctcttcctccaaTGCTTTTCCAAGTCCCCTGAGAGGCGGAAATCCAGACTCCCCGGATGGGGCTGGCTTGGACTGCTggggcagggcctggcacagTACGGCACTTGCACCCTCCTGTCTTGTGAATCACACTGAAGGACACCAACCTGAGAGGGGTTCGGATCCCGATAAAGAACACTTCAACAAGAAATGTCTCACGGTCTCTGCAGAGGGggcagcagaaagacaaaagacCAGCACACATggcctgtccctgcagggcaaACAGAAGCAGTGTGAGCCAggccctggtgctgctgagcaccTGTTGTGTCCCAGGCCTGTGGGCATGGCTCTCACCTGGAGGCAGTCCCTGTGGAACCAGGCTCTTTTGCATGCTGGGCACACTATGGTGTTGAAGGTCTTTCTGTCCTCCACTGGCTCCATGCAGATGGGGCATTCGGTGCCCGGCTCTGGAGTCACCTGCAC
Protein-coding regions in this window:
- the LOC117243845 gene encoding G2/M phase-specific E3 ubiquitin-protein ligase-like — protein: MGLPGSFQHCCICGQSGATILCCKEGCNRWFHLPCAKEGGCVTQYIVPFRSYCPEHRPVQVVQVTPEPGTECPICMEPVEDRKTFNTIVCPACKRAWFHRDCLQGQAMCAGLLSFCCPLCRDRETFLVEVFFIGIRTPLRLVSFSVIHKTGGCKC